AGGCGAACATCCGCATGGTGGTACAGGTTCACATCATAAGGGTGGTTGGTGCTCGTATGATCAATAAAATTTCCATTCCTGTCGTGTTATTGCTCTGTCTTTCAACATCAGCACTGGCAAAATCGACGTTGAATATCGACGGCAACTCGCTTTATCACGGTTATCAATTGTATGAAAGAGGTTTTGATTATTTGAATGTTCAGGATGAACAGATTGCTGTGATGTATATGTCTTTTGTCGCAGGAGTGGCAGGCACATTATCACAAGAGAATATCATCTGCGGTGAGAGTATAACCATTGGGCAGGAGGCCGATATTGTCGGGAATTACCTCCAAACTCATCCTAAGGAACGAACAAAATACAGTCCTTCTGAATTGGCCATGATTGCTTTAGGTAAAGAGCTTGCTTGTAACAAAAATAGTAATAGCTAGCGCTGCACTCAGCTTATTTGCCGGATGGCGCTAACGCTTATCCGGCCTACAATTTCAAAATAAAGCCGCCGATCGGTTAATCAGCGGCTTTTACATTACTGCATTACATTAGAAGTTATATTTCACACCCAACATACCGCGGGTATCGCTGTAGCCTTTATCGCCGACTTGTTGGGCCACGTTGCTCCACACGTTGAGGCGCGGAGTGATTTGACCTTCAACGCCGACTTTCAGCTCGCCGATGTTTTTGGTGCCGCGCATGTCGTTGCTTACATCATCCATTTTCACGCTGGTTGTCTGCGTGTTGTGGATCCAGTTGGCTTCAACAAACGGCTGGAACTCGCGAGATTTACCGTCGTCGATGGCGTTGTGACCGTTGATAAAGGCTTTTACACCCAGGCGGGTCATCAGGTTGCCATCGGTGTTGTCCTTCACGCGGGTACCGTTTGCTTCACGGTGGCTGTCGGCCTGCACGTCCATCCACACCACCTGCGCTTTCGGTTGCAGCCAGTAGCTGTTGCGCTCGTTTTCACCCAGTTTGAAGCTGTAACCGGCTTCAACAGAAGCGGTTATCCCGCTGGATTTGTATTTCTCCGTCGCCTGCTCCTGGCCCATCACTTTGTTATCAAACCAGTTGTACAGCGCCCAGGTATCCACGTAGGTACCGGTCTTGTCGGCGTCATTGGCATACCATGTGCCGTACAGTCCCACACTGTAACCGGTGACCTGACCACGTGAATGGTAACCGGTCAGGCTGGACTGCGTGCGGTTCTGGCTGTTGGCATAACCGGCCATCGCGCCAAAGTGCCAGCGGTCGAGACCGTCGCTACTCCACTGCGCCAGATCGCCGCCTAACTGCAAGACATAGCTGTTACTTTGGGTTTTCAACTGCCCGCTTCCGTCTTTGAAGCGGGTATGGGCCCCGACGTTACGCATCCACAGGCTGGTGACTTTTTTCTCACCCGTCAGCATGTCGATGTACTGCGTTTCACCCAGACGGTCGTGGAGTCGGGTCATAAACAGCGTGTTAGCAGCGTAGTTGTTCGCCAGATAACTGCCTGCTTCCGGGCGATACTGCTGCTCAGTAACAGGAGGCGCAACAGGTTCTTCCGGCTCAGGGATAATCGGGTCTACAGGATCGACCGGGTCTGGATCAACAGGACCTGGGTCAATAGGGTCAACCGGATCCGGGTCAACAGGGTCTGGGTCGATGGGATCAACCGGGTCCGGATCAACGGGGTCTGGCTCTTCCGGATCCGGCGGAGCGGGAATGAAGCTGGTCAGATACCAGTTGCTGCCCTTCTGCACAACGTTATAGTCGTACGCACCGGCAACAATACGGCCCGCTTTCTCAAAAGTACCGTCAGAATTACCGGCCACTTCGATGATCTCAATGCCTTCAACGGTCTGCGCCCCGGTTCCACCAATATTGTTCACCGCCACAAACGCGTTACCCGCGGTGTTGCCGAGCACTTTCAGCTTGTCGGTTTCGGAGGCATCGTCATTCAGGACGGTATTGAAAACCAGCTTGCCGCCGTTCCCGGTGAAATCTTCATTGATGGTAAGCGTCTGCCACGGTTCACCGTCAGCATGCCCAAAGTTCACCACTGCCCCCCCATTCAGCGTCAGGTCGGTGAGCGTTGAACTGTTGGTCATGTTCCAGGTTGCATCACTCATTTGCAGCGAGATAACACCTGTTCCGGCTGTGGCGCTGGTGATGTATGACGCTCCACTCCACAACGAGTTGTCGGTCATGTTGAGCTTAATGGTACTGTTTTGCTGCGGCAGGCTGCTGGTTGCAGCAGTCGCGCCAGCGGCGTGAAGATCGCCGTCGATGAGGAAGCGCCCGCCAGTAGAACCGTCTACTGTGCCGCCCGTTTCAGTGCTGATGGCATAACTTTCATTGCTGTGATCGCCCGCCATGGTAATAGCGGCACCGCCTGCCAGGTTTATCGCACCGCGTGAAGTCGCATACAGGCCGCGTGGTGCTTTGCTATATGATGCCGCTTTCGCCGAACTGTTGACGTTGACCGTCGCGTTTTCGCCGAGATTCACGGTCGCATTGGTGGAGTAAACCGCATGCGCGCTGACGCCGTTAACCGTAATCGTCGCGTTGTCGCCCAGTTCTGTTTTGGAAGATGAGGCGGCATAAATCCCCGTGGAAGAGGCACCCGATGTCTCAATGATGGCGTCATTGCCAAGCAGAATGGAGGAACCGCTCTGCCCGGTGCGAAGACCTTCTGAACTGTCACCGATCGTCACAATGTGCGCCCGGTCGCCAACGACAATGGTATTTTTGGCCTGCGTGGCGTCTTTCATCGCGTTTGCAGTGATACCACGGCCCTGGGAACCGGTAGTCTGAATATAGAGATCGTCGCCAACGTAAATACTGGCCGATCCTTTCCAGCCCTGACTATAGGAGTTGTAACCGGCGTTAATACCGTCACCATCCTGACCGTCCACATAAATGCTGGTTCGATCCCCGGTGATGATAAAGACCGGGTTATCCGGCGTATTGGCCCCATGCGTGCGGATACCGTCAACGTCTTTACCATTATTGGCGGCATTCTTCGACTGCGTGCGAATCGTCAGGTCGTCACCGAAAATAACGCCCGGACTACCCGTGGCACTGTTCTGAATAACGGTAATAGAGTGCTCAAAAGCTTCAGCGCCGGGTCCATTAATCGTTAATCCATTGCCATAAACGGGAATAGTACCCGCACTCCATTGATAAACATAATTCGGCATGGCGCTGGTTTTAGCGAAATTGGCATTTGCCTGCGCAGGGATTATAGCCTGCAATTCCGGGGGCAGACTGCTAACCAGTCCGCTGGAAGGAAGACTATCAACGTCAACCCAGGCCGCATGGGTTGAAAATACCATAGAGGTTAATGCGGCTGAAACCGCTATGGCAATACGAGAGTAAGATTTGGGATTTGGCATATTAGCCTCCTGCTATCAGGCGTAGAGCGTCCACCACATCGCAAAGATGTGAAAATATTAAAAATCAGAAATGCGTTATAAAATATTCGACAGTATTTGATGAATACTGTGGCCTAACTTATCTTCAAGCCGGAGCTTGTAGACGTATATTTTCTTAATATCGATATTATCTATTTTGGTAATTTGCTGAATACTTTTCCCTGAGACAAACCGCTTCAGTAATATCATTTCTGTATAGTTGAGTGAGCGTCCGCGTTTACTGTTCGCGAGGTGACCGGTAAATAACCGGCGGATTTTCTGATGCTGAACGTCATCATCATCATCGGAATATATAATTCCTTGTATTTTATTACTTTTAGACAGCCAGTAGTTGGCCAATGGCGCCAGGTTTCTGTCTGCTATTAACACAATATGCATGCCGCTGTAGGCCAGTCGGTCAACCCATTGCGGGTCGGCAAACAGGCGCAGGTTCGGGAAAGAAAAGTCCACAAAAATAAACCCGCGCGACAAATGGTTTTGATTATTAAGCAGAAGTTTTTCAATAATTCCTTTTTGCAGAAAGCCATTTCCCTCAGGCCAGATCGCAAAAGCAGCACGGTGACAGTAGTTGGCGCGTACTGCAGTATCCGGATATAATTGACAGGATAATTCACAGCTTATGCAACGAACACTCTGTGACGGTGATCTCTTCATCAAAAATGACTCCTGTTATTTTTCCATAAATATTTCATTGGTAAATAAATGTGTCAATCCGACACGTACGACATTCCTTGTCAGTTAATAACAGTGACGCTAAAAAAATGTAATAAACTCCTGATGCACTAATAGGTGCGGACGGTAAGTAATGCGCTACCGATAACCTTTTTTATGCTTTATCTCAGAATAACAATCTGGGCATTAAGAATTTTCTCCATAAATTCAAGCTCCAGGATAAATATCAAAAAAGCACTATTTGCTAAAAAACAATCGATGTAAAGGTTACTTATTAATTACACAATTCTGATAACTCAATCACCCTTGTCGTTCTGTGGATAAATATAATGATAATTCGGATAAAACTGTAATGAATTCTCATTATTTAACATTAGTTAATTCTCACCTAAGAACTTACGCAGCTAACTTGTTGTATATAAAGAACTTTTAACCCTTAAGTGAAATTCTTATCTTCGATCACGTACAAAGAGTGAGGCGTATTATCGATTTGGATGTAAAATTTAAGGTAAGTGTTGGCACATGCGGTGATACGTTTTGGTTACTGAGGGCTGGGCAATTGTACCTTATCAATCAGTTGGTCGAATTTAATCCTGATAGCAAAAGTCTGGTCAATCGTCAGACCGGGCGGGCAATACAACTTCAGCTCCCAGCTTCGCTTTGTTTTCTCTATTTAATTACTCACGCAAGTGACATTGTTTCCCAGAACACGTTGATGAAAGTGGGCTGGGGTGAGAGAAATAATGTGACCACCACCAACACATTTTACCAGGCTATTCTGACGCTGCGTAACGCACTGGCGGACGTGGGTCTACCTCGTGATACGGTAAAGACTATTTCACGGCGCGGGCTTACATTAAATGAAAATACGCAGGTAGAGACGATAACGCATCTTCAGAGTGAAGTTTACTCGCCACCGGTTATAGAGGAAAACACGCCCCCAAAGATAATTCCTCCCGCGCCTCAACAAACGACGCGGGTAACCTGGCGGGACATTTTATTTACTGCGGGCATTGTTATTGCCACCCTGATTATTTGGCTGGTGTGGTATCAGACACGTCCTGTTATGCCGTTTAGTAAATTCGTTTCTGTTTCCATGCAGGTCCCCTCACGGCAAAACTGTAAAATCTATTACTCACCAAATGAGCACGATCAGGAGAATTATTTCAATCTGATGCAGCTGCATCCCTATCTCTGTGAAAACAACAAGCACGTGTTCCTTTCCGGCTACCGTAAAGCGGAGAGGATCGTGGCATTTGTCTGTGACAAAGATGCACGGGTAGATGCTAACGCGTTTTGTACTACCCATTATTACTGGATGCGCGGGTAATGAAAAAAACACAACACTTTATTTTACTCGTAATCGGTCTGGCAACATTGCTTGGTTCAGGCGGGTGGCTATGGTATTCACGCTATGCCGAAAAGCCGCTGAATTGCATCGGCAGCATGGAATGGAATATTGGCAGCAATCGCTTTGCCGGTACGTTATCGTTTCGGATGTACAATAATGAAGGTTTGGCCACCATCACCGGAAAACTGTACGGACGTAATACCTCAGACATCAGCAGGAACATTTATTTCATCTACACCAGACAACACGAAGCCCGGGTACTTCAGGCGATGCAGGTGGTCAAAACCTTCGCAGATAGCGCCGATGAAGCAGATATTAACAACACATTACCTGGGTTTTACCGCCAAAGCGGACGAAGCCTGAGCCTGGTCATGGAGGAGTATAAGGGCGCATGGATTTTTGCCAGCTCCAATGTGCCCTCGCTGTATTGCCGCAAAAGGTAACGTCATATCCGGATTCAAAAAGCATGCCCCCTCAATGGAACTCATATTTGCCATCATCGACTTACGCGACATGGGTCACTGAATCTACTAATAACCCATTGCTATTCTTCGTCCCGAATCAGGAAACATCCTGAATATCACGATATCCGTTGCGTAATAATTAAGCGAAATGGGCGTTTTAATTTGTCCTGAAGACTTCAACCTACGAATGGATATTTGGAGAAGACGTGGGCAGGGGCGTTTATCTCTCTCGCGAGCAATGTCTGAGCGTTCAGGCGTTATCGCATTTCAGGAAACGGTGTGTTTCCGGTGTATTTTTGGCGTACATATGAGGGATACGTAATGTTTACTTTTAAAAAGTGCCTGATTGCACTTTCTATAAATTTGGCCGTTGTTTCATCAGGTTTTGCGTGTACGACCCTGCTGGTCGGCAATGAAGCATCAGCGGACGGCTCCATGCTGGTAGCCCGTAGCGCTGACAGCGATGCCCTGAAAGCGCAGCATTTTGTCATTCACCCGGCCAAACAGAATCAGACCGGGGTATACAGCACCAAAGCACATAACGGTGCGAATGACTTTACCTGGCCGCTTCCCAAAAACTCTCTGCGCTATACAACCGTCCCAAACTGGAAAACTCAACTGCACGGTGCAACCGGATTTAACGAACTGGGCGTTGGCGTGAGCGGCACAGAATCTATTTTTGCCTCACCAAAAGCGCTGGCCGCCGACCCATACGTTGAGGATAAAGGGATCACTGAAGACGATATCCCGGATATTCTACTGTCGCAGAGCAAAACTGCGCGTGAAGCCGTGGCGCTGCTGGGCCATATCGTTGAAACTGTCGGCGCTGGCGAAGGCTTTGGCGTTGCCGTCGTCGACGAGAACGAGATCTGGTACCTGGAAACCGGCAGCGGCCATCAGTGGATGGCGCAGCGTCTGCCGAATAACCAATATTTTGCCACCGGTAATCAGGGCCGCTTACAGGATTACGATCCTAAAAACCCTGACATGATGGCGTCGAAAAACCTGATTCAATTTGCGACCGAAAAGGGTCTGTACGAACCGGCGAAAGATGGCAAATTCAACTTCTCCAAAGCCTATACCCGTGATGACGAGCGTGACCGCACGTATAACGACCCGCGAGTATGGACCATCCAGAAAGAGTTCAATCCTTCCGTAAATCAGGATATGGCCAAAGGGCGTGAATTCCCGGTCTTCATGACGCCAGAGAAGAAAATGACGCTGGACGATGTGAAAGCCGTACTGCGTAACCATTACGAAGGCACCAGCCATGATCCGTATACCAATGGTCTGAACGGCAAAGAGCCATGGCGTCCGGTTAGCGTATTCCGCACCTATGAAGCGCACGTTATGCAGGTCCGTCCGTGGTTGCCAAAAGAGATTGGTGAAACGACCTACATTGGTCTGGGCATGGCTGACCTCACCGCCTTTGTTCCGTACTACAGCGGCCTGAAAGCGTATCCGGCAAACTACACGATGGGTAGCGACAAAGCGGACGATCAATCCATTTACTGGAAATACCGTAAGTTACAGACGCTGACGATGACCGATTATCCGAAGCTCGCGCCAATCGTCAAAAAAGCCTACAAAGCGTGGGAAGACAAAGTGGCGAAGGAGCAAAAAGAGGTCGAAGCCGAGTATCTGAAGATGGCGAAAACTGATAAACCAGCTGCCGATAAGATGCTGAATGACTTCAACCTGCGCATCATGGCCGACGCCGAGAAGCTGACGGAAGATCTGACTAATCAGCTGTTTACCATCCGCACAAAAGACATTCAGTCTGATATCTTCTTTGCAAACGCGGCCAAGAAAGACTGAGTAACAACGCGATAATATTCTGGCGCAAGCGCATATTAGCTTTGCGCCAGCATTTCACACCGCGTCTTCACCGCGTCGTGCAGCAGACGGACCGCCGTAGAAAGCTGCTTCCGATGCGGGCAAATCATATTCAGCGGGACTTTCTCTCCCTGATAATCCGGCATCAGCAGTTGTAATCGACCGTCACGCACATCCTCGCTGACATCCAGCCACGACTTGTACGCCACGCCTTCTCCGGCAATCGCCAACCGTCGAATCACTTCCGCATCGTCGCTCATAATGGTGCCGTTAACCTGCACACTGCTGACCTCGCCGTTACGCGTAAACGTCCAGCGATCGTGAAGGCGGCCGCGTAAAACAAAGGTCATGGCGTTGAGCTGTGTTAATTCGTCCGGGGTTTGCGGCGCGCCGTTGTGCTCAACCCATTGTGGAGAAGCCACCAGCACGCGTCGGTTACCCGGTGCAAC
The Citrobacter arsenatis DNA segment above includes these coding regions:
- a CDS encoding winged helix-turn-helix domain-containing protein, with translation MYLINQLVEFNPDSKSLVNRQTGRAIQLQLPASLCFLYLITHASDIVSQNTLMKVGWGERNNVTTTNTFYQAILTLRNALADVGLPRDTVKTISRRGLTLNENTQVETITHLQSEVYSPPVIEENTPPKIIPPAPQQTTRVTWRDILFTAGIVIATLIIWLVWYQTRPVMPFSKFVSVSMQVPSRQNCKIYYSPNEHDQENYFNLMQLHPYLCENNKHVFLSGYRKAERIVAFVCDKDARVDANAFCTTHYYWMRG
- a CDS encoding C69 family dipeptidase, producing the protein MFTFKKCLIALSINLAVVSSGFACTTLLVGNEASADGSMLVARSADSDALKAQHFVIHPAKQNQTGVYSTKAHNGANDFTWPLPKNSLRYTTVPNWKTQLHGATGFNELGVGVSGTESIFASPKALAADPYVEDKGITEDDIPDILLSQSKTAREAVALLGHIVETVGAGEGFGVAVVDENEIWYLETGSGHQWMAQRLPNNQYFATGNQGRLQDYDPKNPDMMASKNLIQFATEKGLYEPAKDGKFNFSKAYTRDDERDRTYNDPRVWTIQKEFNPSVNQDMAKGREFPVFMTPEKKMTLDDVKAVLRNHYEGTSHDPYTNGLNGKEPWRPVSVFRTYEAHVMQVRPWLPKEIGETTYIGLGMADLTAFVPYYSGLKAYPANYTMGSDKADDQSIYWKYRKLQTLTMTDYPKLAPIVKKAYKAWEDKVAKEQKEVEAEYLKMAKTDKPAADKMLNDFNLRIMADAEKLTEDLTNQLFTIRTKDIQSDIFFANAAKKD
- a CDS encoding Rap1a/Tai family immunity protein, which produces MVVQVHIIRVVGARMINKISIPVVLLLCLSTSALAKSTLNIDGNSLYHGYQLYERGFDYLNVQDEQIAVMYMSFVAGVAGTLSQENIICGESITIGQEADIVGNYLQTHPKERTKYSPSELAMIALGKELACNKNSNS
- the misL gene encoding intestinal colonization autotransporter adhesin MisL translates to MPNPKSYSRIAIAVSAALTSMVFSTHAAWVDVDSLPSSGLVSSLPPELQAIIPAQANANFAKTSAMPNYVYQWSAGTIPVYGNGLTINGPGAEAFEHSITVIQNSATGSPGVIFGDDLTIRTQSKNAANNGKDVDGIRTHGANTPDNPVFIITGDRTSIYVDGQDGDGINAGYNSYSQGWKGSASIYVGDDLYIQTTGSQGRGITANAMKDATQAKNTIVVGDRAHIVTIGDSSEGLRTGQSGSSILLGNDAIIETSGASSTGIYAASSSKTELGDNATITVNGVSAHAVYSTNATVNLGENATVNVNSSAKAASYSKAPRGLYATSRGAINLAGGAAITMAGDHSNESYAISTETGGTVDGSTGGRFLIDGDLHAAGATAATSSLPQQNSTIKLNMTDNSLWSGASYITSATAGTGVISLQMSDATWNMTNSSTLTDLTLNGGAVVNFGHADGEPWQTLTINEDFTGNGGKLVFNTVLNDDASETDKLKVLGNTAGNAFVAVNNIGGTGAQTVEGIEIIEVAGNSDGTFEKAGRIVAGAYDYNVVQKGSNWYLTSFIPAPPDPEEPDPVDPDPVDPIDPDPVDPDPVDPIDPGPVDPDPVDPVDPIIPEPEEPVAPPVTEQQYRPEAGSYLANNYAANTLFMTRLHDRLGETQYIDMLTGEKKVTSLWMRNVGAHTRFKDGSGQLKTQSNSYVLQLGGDLAQWSSDGLDRWHFGAMAGYANSQNRTQSSLTGYHSRGQVTGYSVGLYGTWYANDADKTGTYVDTWALYNWFDNKVMGQEQATEKYKSSGITASVEAGYSFKLGENERNSYWLQPKAQVVWMDVQADSHREANGTRVKDNTDGNLMTRLGVKAFINGHNAIDDGKSREFQPFVEANWIHNTQTTSVKMDDVSNDMRGTKNIGELKVGVEGQITPRLNVWSNVAQQVGDKGYSDTRGMLGVKYNF
- a CDS encoding helix-turn-helix transcriptional regulator — translated: MKRSPSQSVRCISCELSCQLYPDTAVRANYCHRAAFAIWPEGNGFLQKGIIEKLLLNNQNHLSRGFIFVDFSFPNLRLFADPQWVDRLAYSGMHIVLIADRNLAPLANYWLSKSNKIQGIIYSDDDDDVQHQKIRRLFTGHLANSKRGRSLNYTEMILLKRFVSGKSIQQITKIDNIDIKKIYVYKLRLEDKLGHSIHQILSNIL